One window of Phalacrocorax carbo chromosome 1, bPhaCar2.1, whole genome shotgun sequence genomic DNA carries:
- the RNF149 gene encoding E3 ubiquitin-protein ligase RNF149 — MVRRARLALVAAALVALGAPVGEGARALEWYTAWVSTAYVEPLSNRTVRGNTESGRYGDSSPKESAQGLVGIPRGASPRHMEGCATDTDYDVPLPPGGRGSPEGDPPPWIALVARGGCTFKDKVTNAARKRAAAVVIYNEARFGNSTVSMSHLGTGNTVVIMVGYPKGIEILEPVRRGIPVKMTIVVGTRHVQEYISGQSVVFVAIAFITMMIISLAWLIFYYIQRFLYTGSQFGNQGHRKETKKAISQLQLHTVKRGEKGLDVDVENCAVCIENYKLKDTVRILPCKHIFHRTCIDPWLLDHRTCPMCKLDVIKALGYWGDPEDVLEVPIPESISGSVSVGSLSIALQDDDRNEVSELSASSTNESVLQCTSLKEDAGETTALLDVDVSNNRHGEHLSNGNSH, encoded by the exons aTGGTGCGTCGCGCCCGGCTGGCGCtggtggcggcggcgctggTGGCGCTGGGGGCGCCGGTGGGTGAGGGCGCGCGGGCCCTGGAGTGGTACACGGCGTGGGTGAGCACGGCCTACGTGGAGCCGCTCAGCAACCGCACGGTGCGGGGGAACACGGAGAGCGGCCGCTACGGGGACAGCTCGCCCAAGGAGAGCGCCCAGGGCCTGGTGGGCATCCCCCGCGGCGCCTCGCCGCGCCACATGGAAGGCTGCGCCACCGACACCGACTACGACGTGCCGCTGCCGCCCGGCGGCCGCGGGTCCCCCGAGGGCGACCCGCCCCCCTGGATCGCCCTGGTGGCCCGCGGCGGCTGCACCTTCAAGGACAAGGTCACCAACGCGGCGCGGAAGCGGGCGGCCGCCGTGGTCATCTACAACGAGGCCCGCTTCGGCAACAGCACCGTCTCCATGTCCCACCTGG GAACAGGAAATACAGTGGTGATAATGGTTGGCTATCCAAAAGGAATAGAGATACTGGAGCCAGTACGAAGAGGGATTCCAGTAAAAATGACTATTGTTGTTGGCACACGACATGTGCAGGAATATATTAGTGGTCAGTCGGTTGTGTTTGTAGCCATTGCCTTTATCACCATGATGATTATATCGCTTGCTTGGCTCATATTTTACTACATACAACGGTTCCTATATACAGGATCACAGTTTGGAAACCAG GGACACAGGAAAGAAACCAAGAAAGCAATCAGCCAGCTTCAGCTGCATACTGTGAAACGTGGAGAAAAG GGGCTAGATGTTGATGTGGAAAACTGTGCTGTGTGCATTGAGAACTATAAACTGAAAGACACTGTCCGAATTCTGCCATGCAA gcACATCTTCCATAGAACGTGCATTGACCCTTGGCTTTTGGACCACCGAACTTGTCCAATGTGTAAACTAGACGTTATCAAAGCTTTGGGATACTGG gGGGACCCTGAAGATGTACTTGAAGTTCCAATACCCGAATCAATAAGTGGCAGTGTTTCAGTTGGAAGTCTGAGTATTGCTTTACAAGATGATGACAGAAATGAAGTAAGCGAATTGTCGGCTTCCTCCACTAATGAATCGGTATTGCAGTGTACCAGTTTAAAAGAGGATGCAGGTGAAACGACAGCATTGCTTG ATGTGGATGTCAGTAATAACCGGCATGGAGAACATCTATCTAATGGAAATTCCCACTGA